Proteins encoded in a region of the Aliivibrio fischeri ATCC 7744 = JCM 18803 = DSM 507 genome:
- a CDS encoding ATP-binding protein: MSLLDHFSIKSRVLVITFVPLILISLFFSKETYDHVKSNNNLHNISANLKLSQLLFSYINTMHMVRMSFLSEASTSSESLDSDILINRMLLKTINIESAKLHKEISKLDSTVERENNTLDTIVQKNESQINSLNNVYRLLINTISTSRFESISQKLTLLNQLELIHYWALNENWYTQLYSRFPSQQFEKQIDRFYYQQDLYITDLIQIEELNSDFQTLKAAFDAKQSSQANTNNYLSQIEVNRNTVFSELEQQVTNKIKSYQLTIAGYSILLISLFILIIGIGLSLSSRIRSYLKMVSLSMNNIEKNHDYSIKLSENGKDELTVFSNEMNTLIAKRHQNEKKLINEKEEAENANKAKTTFLANMSHEIRTPLNGIIGMSGVLAETKLTPIQLDYLNTIETSSQTLLVLINDILDLSKIEAGNFAIYSQPSNVREVIFDTLSIDIAKATEKNLDLHIHISPDVPNFLTLDEHRIKQVLMNLTSNAMKFTHKGFISISVSFSHRVDNEGYLTIAVKDSGIGINTSAKENILNPFIQGDSSITRRFGGTGLGLTITNQLIELMGGALDIESEQEKGSRFSFRIKTNIVNKKLPIPEKLEKLTIILVDDNSGLSRPLTEELHRYRINNIIVKKETDKITIFDSSKAIILYCVTSCLEDNCREKLISIHNKNLNTPLILVQKHKSRITTLDSIIDGLVTFPILGHRFIKTLENSLSIHQENQISINDVMHSPPLHLKAQNEQISVNKEHILIVEDNLVNQKVASLFLGNSGYTFDIANNGQEAVEKFTDSEAYNIILMDCMMPVKDGFTATKEIRKVEKNQKRKKIPIIALTASILDQDISKCYESGMDDFIAKPFKKEILLEKIMTIK, from the coding sequence ATGTCACTACTAGATCATTTTTCTATCAAATCAAGAGTTTTGGTCATTACTTTTGTCCCTTTAATTCTTATCTCTCTCTTTTTTAGTAAGGAAACATATGATCATGTTAAAAGTAATAATAACCTACACAACATCAGTGCTAATCTTAAATTAAGTCAATTGTTATTTTCATACATAAACACCATGCACATGGTACGAATGAGCTTTCTTTCAGAAGCAAGCACATCATCAGAAAGTTTGGACTCTGACATTTTGATAAATCGCATGCTATTAAAGACTATAAATATCGAATCAGCTAAGTTACATAAAGAAATAAGCAAATTAGATAGTACAGTAGAACGAGAAAACAATACATTAGATACAATAGTTCAAAAAAATGAATCACAGATCAACAGCCTCAATAATGTGTATAGACTTTTAATAAATACTATTTCCACCTCTAGATTTGAGTCCATCAGCCAAAAGCTAACTTTGCTAAATCAACTAGAACTAATACACTATTGGGCTCTAAATGAAAATTGGTACACTCAACTATATTCTCGTTTTCCATCTCAACAATTTGAAAAACAAATAGACCGTTTTTATTACCAACAAGACCTATATATTACTGATTTAATTCAAATAGAAGAGTTAAACTCAGATTTTCAAACATTAAAAGCAGCGTTTGATGCAAAACAATCATCTCAGGCTAATACCAATAATTACCTTTCCCAGATCGAAGTAAATAGGAATACAGTATTCTCTGAGCTAGAACAACAAGTTACAAATAAAATAAAAAGCTACCAACTTACTATTGCAGGCTACAGCATCTTACTCATTTCCTTATTTATACTCATTATAGGTATTGGTTTATCGTTATCATCACGAATTCGTTCATACTTAAAAATGGTGTCTTTATCAATGAATAATATTGAGAAAAACCATGATTACAGTATAAAACTATCCGAAAATGGAAAAGATGAACTCACTGTTTTTTCTAACGAAATGAATACTCTCATTGCCAAACGACACCAAAATGAGAAAAAACTAATCAACGAAAAAGAAGAGGCTGAAAATGCCAATAAAGCGAAAACAACTTTTTTAGCTAATATGTCACACGAGATAAGAACGCCACTCAATGGTATTATCGGTATGTCTGGCGTTCTCGCAGAGACTAAACTAACCCCTATTCAACTTGATTATCTCAATACAATAGAAACCTCATCACAAACCTTGCTTGTTTTGATTAACGATATTCTTGATTTATCAAAGATAGAAGCTGGAAATTTTGCCATTTATTCTCAACCAAGTAATGTACGTGAAGTGATCTTTGATACGCTTTCAATCGACATTGCTAAGGCAACAGAAAAAAATCTAGACCTACATATTCACATATCACCTGACGTTCCAAACTTCTTAACTCTTGATGAGCATAGGATTAAACAGGTGTTGATGAACTTAACATCGAATGCAATGAAGTTTACACATAAAGGCTTCATATCTATATCTGTAAGTTTTTCACACCGTGTTGATAACGAAGGGTATTTAACTATTGCAGTCAAAGATTCAGGCATAGGTATAAATACTAGTGCAAAAGAAAATATACTTAACCCATTTATACAAGGCGATAGTTCCATTACTCGTCGCTTTGGAGGCACAGGGTTAGGATTAACAATAACCAATCAATTAATTGAATTAATGGGAGGGGCTCTTGATATTGAATCAGAGCAAGAAAAAGGAAGCCGTTTTTCCTTCCGTATAAAAACCAATATTGTTAATAAGAAACTCCCAATCCCAGAAAAACTGGAGAAATTAACAATAATATTAGTTGATGACAATTCTGGTTTATCACGCCCATTAACGGAAGAACTACATCGTTACCGTATCAACAATATCATAGTTAAAAAAGAAACAGATAAAATCACTATTTTTGATAGTAGCAAAGCCATTATCTTATATTGTGTAACTAGCTGTTTAGAAGATAATTGCCGAGAAAAACTAATCAGCATTCATAACAAAAATTTGAACACGCCTTTAATCCTCGTTCAAAAACATAAAAGTCGTATTACTACCCTTGATTCCATCATTGATGGATTAGTCACGTTCCCTATTTTAGGACATCGTTTTATCAAAACCTTGGAGAATTCATTAAGTATTCATCAAGAAAATCAAATATCTATTAATGATGTAATGCATTCACCACCATTACACTTAAAAGCACAAAATGAACAAATTAGTGTAAACAAGGAACATATACTCATTGTTGAAGATAATTTGGTAAACCAAAAAGTTGCATCATTATTTCTTGGTAATTCAGGATACACTTTTGATATTGCGAACAATGGACAAGAAGCGGTAGAAAAGTTCACCGATAGTGAAGCATACAATATCATTTTGATGGATTGTATGATGCCAGTAAAAGATGGATTTACAGCAACTAAAGAGATCCGAAAAGTAGAAAAAAATCAAAAGCGCAAAAAAATACCAATCATAGCGTTAACTGCCAGCATTCTGGATCAAGATATATCAAAATGCTATGAATCAGGAATGGATGACTTTATTGCAAAACCATTTAAAAAAGAAATTTTATTAGAAAAAATCATGACGATAAAATAA
- a CDS encoding Hpt domain-containing protein, translating to MINISILEEMFDGDKEILRQLFELYLEEHSTLSDTINEEYKNNKLPELFRTFHTLYGALSNLCEEDILPLIKAIEANAKNHETPSQHSIDSVIAELAKIRQQMIDYLND from the coding sequence GTGATTAATATTAGCATATTAGAAGAAATGTTTGATGGGGATAAAGAGATCCTCCGCCAATTGTTCGAACTCTATCTAGAGGAGCACTCAACACTTTCAGATACAATAAATGAAGAATATAAAAACAATAAGTTACCTGAATTATTTCGCACTTTTCATACCCTTTATGGGGCATTAAGCAATTTATGTGAAGAAGATATTTTACCTTTAATTAAAGCAATTGAAGCCAATGCCAAAAACCATGAAACACCGTCTCAACACTCTATAGATTCAGTAATAGCTGAACTAGCGAAAATAAGACAGCAAATGATAGATTATTTAAATGATTAG
- a CDS encoding putative bifunctional diguanylate cyclase/phosphodiesterase: MDDGVILKLLLFANVVSLVLLSKGIYDLVKNNELSKRILAYILLFIYFVGFVYIENMLLEKGLRDYVDISMLISVTFFTQLAFIFILIINKIVKTVSNNDETEVITNKVEIYKTLIEEKINNGELFNLTKIKIQNYRTLIEYSSDKTFNSILSYASLLVKKHRNDRNVSIFYDNNEIIIIGNLTNKDKIYSIALEVYEQLIQPIKMKGKNFILQPIIGNVIYSNDIDNADEILKRADIACYKAKKLGLVIDFYSENYAQSINDEVDILSKLVHAIPNKEFELYYQPIVNSIDKTLHGYEALIRWPQKDGSMIPPDKFISIAEKNNYIKGITQWVVSQVASDIIRLKNDNLNFQVHINISTLDLYDDDLYNQLFDMVANKHLEPSSMILEVTESALMSDVDAAYLMLSKLSELGFYISIDDFGTGYSSLSLLRILAFNQIKIDQSFIRNMAVGNSDYAIVASTIYLAHSLGCNVVAEGVEDEHLFAELQELGCDYVQGYYISKPQDIDSIINWSLKLIEREKMSAIA; encoded by the coding sequence ATGGATGATGGCGTTATTTTAAAATTATTGTTGTTTGCTAATGTTGTTTCTTTGGTTTTGTTATCTAAAGGAATCTATGATCTTGTTAAGAATAATGAGCTTTCGAAGAGAATATTAGCTTATATACTTTTGTTTATATACTTTGTTGGGTTTGTATATATTGAAAATATGCTTTTAGAAAAAGGGCTAAGAGACTATGTAGATATCTCAATGTTAATTAGTGTTACTTTTTTTACTCAATTAGCATTCATTTTTATATTGATAATAAACAAGATAGTGAAAACGGTATCTAATAATGATGAAACAGAAGTTATAACCAATAAAGTAGAAATTTATAAAACTCTTATTGAAGAAAAAATAAATAATGGTGAATTGTTTAACTTAACAAAGATTAAAATACAAAATTATAGAACATTAATTGAATATTCTTCAGATAAAACATTTAATAGCATTTTATCTTATGCTTCCTTATTGGTTAAGAAACATCGTAATGATAGAAATGTTTCTATCTTTTACGATAACAATGAAATTATAATTATTGGAAATTTAACGAATAAGGACAAAATCTACAGTATTGCTTTAGAGGTATATGAGCAACTTATTCAACCTATTAAAATGAAAGGCAAAAATTTCATACTGCAACCTATTATAGGTAATGTAATCTACTCCAATGATATTGATAACGCAGATGAAATACTTAAACGAGCAGATATCGCTTGTTATAAAGCAAAAAAATTGGGCTTAGTTATTGATTTTTATTCAGAAAATTATGCGCAATCTATTAATGATGAAGTCGATATTTTGAGTAAACTAGTTCATGCTATTCCGAATAAAGAGTTTGAGCTTTATTATCAACCTATTGTGAATAGTATAGATAAAACTCTACATGGTTATGAAGCATTGATTCGTTGGCCACAAAAAGATGGCAGTATGATCCCTCCAGATAAATTCATTTCAATTGCTGAAAAAAACAATTATATCAAAGGCATTACTCAGTGGGTTGTGAGTCAAGTCGCTTCAGATATTATTCGATTAAAAAATGATAATTTAAACTTTCAGGTTCATATCAATATCTCTACATTGGATCTATATGATGATGATTTGTATAACCAGTTATTTGATATGGTAGCAAATAAGCATCTTGAACCATCGAGTATGATTTTAGAAGTTACGGAAAGTGCCTTAATGTCTGATGTAGATGCGGCCTATTTGATGTTATCTAAATTATCAGAGTTGGGTTTTTACATCAGTATTGATGATTTTGGTACAGGGTACTCTTCTTTATCTCTGTTAAGAATATTGGCATTTAATCAAATTAAAATTGACCAATCATTTATTAGGAATATGGCTGTTGGTAATAGTGATTATGCAATAGTGGCATCGACGATTTATCTTGCACATAGTTTAGGCTGTAATGTGGTCGCTGAAGGGGTAGAAGATGAACATTTGTTTGCTGAATTGCAAGAATTAGGTTGTGATTATGTCCAAGGTTATTACATTAGTAAGCCTCAGGATATTGATAGTATTATAAATTGGTCATTAAAGTTAATTGAAAGAGAAAAAATGTCAGCTATCGCTTAG
- a CDS encoding DUF1097 domain-containing protein encodes MSTLIAIAITTGILSGVWGWVAISLGLLSWAGFLGCTTYFASPIDGIKGIGLSIATNLSGVFWAMVIIKLSSMMSLEIIGYIITAIVAFFMCAQAKKSWLSFIPGTFIGSCATFASNGNWQLVIPSLILGVIFAYAMKTSGLWLKEKLETNKLIEASKN; translated from the coding sequence ATGAGCACATTGATTGCGATCGCAATTACTACAGGTATTCTTTCAGGAGTTTGGGGCTGGGTAGCCATAAGCTTAGGTTTATTGAGTTGGGCAGGTTTTTTAGGATGTACAACCTACTTCGCCTCCCCTATTGATGGCATCAAAGGTATTGGATTAAGTATTGCGACGAATTTAAGTGGTGTTTTCTGGGCTATGGTGATCATAAAATTATCATCTATGATGAGCTTAGAGATCATTGGTTATATCATTACAGCCATTGTTGCTTTCTTTATGTGTGCTCAAGCTAAAAAGTCATGGCTAAGCTTTATTCCAGGTACGTTTATTGGTTCTTGCGCTACTTTTGCTTCCAATGGTAATTGGCAACTTGTTATTCCATCACTAATTTTGGGTGTTATATTTGCTTATGCGATGAAAACATCGGGCTTATGGTTAAAAGAAAAATTAGAAACAAACAAATTAATTGAAGCCAGTAAAAATTAG
- a CDS encoding sigma-70 family RNA polymerase sigma factor, whose translation MAYAKLDMRACEEQGLKDSYSLYLKEINRYQLLTAEEELVYSRLYKKGDLSARNTLIESNLRLVVKVANKYRKRNQTDLAILDIIEEGNLGLIKAIDKFNPELGYRFSTYAVWWIRESIESALFNHSRTVRLPVHITKELNTYLRAARELSKSLKREPSIRDISTYCEEEQIKVSKIISLIPNQLTCHSACSDELSPNFFELSSNNKALEPDNSLSQDNLEMNLSSWIDSLNYREKEIIINRYGLFGCKVKTLEDLGKDLDLSKERVRQIQSETLVKLNTIFKKNKLDLEIALG comes from the coding sequence ATGGCTTATGCAAAGTTAGATATGAGAGCCTGTGAAGAGCAGGGTTTAAAAGATTCATATTCTTTATATTTAAAGGAAATAAATCGCTATCAGTTACTTACTGCAGAAGAGGAGTTGGTTTATAGCCGACTGTATAAAAAAGGGGACCTGTCAGCAAGGAATACATTAATTGAGTCAAATCTGAGGCTTGTTGTTAAAGTTGCGAATAAGTATCGAAAAAGAAATCAAACGGATTTGGCAATTTTAGATATTATTGAAGAAGGGAATTTGGGTTTAATCAAAGCCATTGATAAATTTAACCCGGAATTAGGATATCGTTTTTCAACTTATGCTGTTTGGTGGATCAGAGAATCCATTGAAAGTGCATTATTTAATCATTCTAGAACCGTTCGTCTCCCTGTCCATATAACGAAAGAACTAAATACTTATCTTAGAGCTGCTCGTGAATTATCTAAATCATTAAAACGTGAACCATCAATTAGAGACATCTCTACTTATTGTGAAGAGGAACAAATTAAAGTAAGTAAGATTATAAGCTTGATACCTAACCAACTGACTTGTCACTCAGCATGTAGTGATGAATTATCCCCTAATTTTTTTGAACTTTCATCAAATAATAAAGCATTAGAACCTGATAACTCTTTATCTCAAGATAACTTAGAAATGAATTTGTCATCTTGGATTGATTCTTTAAATTATAGAGAGAAGGAGATCATCATCAATCGATATGGTTTGTTTGGATGTAAGGTTAAGACATTAGAAGATTTAGGTAAAGATTTGGATTTATCAAAAGAAAGAGTTCGACAAATACAATCCGAAACACTCGTTAAATTGAATACTATTTTTAAGAAAAACAAATTGGATTTAGAAATAGCACTAGGTTGA
- a CDS encoding GGDEF domain-containing response regulator: MLTEPKILIAEDEPVSRLVLQRLLKAFTCVSVTNGQEALDVIHQEHIDLVLLDIHMPIMDGFEVIERLKNNETTKDIPIIVITVNQSIEDEIRALDLGAVDFVTKPFHAVILQKRIRNQLALKLKSDLLEKHASLDGLTNLLNRRMFDFDLENRWAESQRLKGNLGLIIFDIDHFKLFNDNYGHSAGDEVLIRVAKALMRTLQRKTDRVYRYGGEEFTLIQFDTDLEQLRQTAELLRQCIYDLNITHEFSSYGRVSISVGAALINAESIKSEQFLLETADQQLYKAKKQGRNCISLISN, translated from the coding sequence ATGTTAACTGAACCAAAAATTTTAATTGCAGAAGATGAACCTGTGAGCCGTCTTGTATTGCAGCGGTTATTAAAGGCATTCACATGTGTTTCAGTTACAAATGGACAGGAAGCTCTGGACGTTATCCATCAAGAACATATAGATTTGGTGTTATTGGACATTCATATGCCTATTATGGATGGCTTTGAGGTAATTGAAAGGCTTAAAAATAATGAAACAACGAAAGATATCCCAATCATTGTTATTACGGTTAATCAATCTATAGAAGATGAAATTCGAGCTTTAGATCTTGGTGCTGTTGATTTTGTAACTAAACCATTTCACGCTGTTATTTTGCAAAAACGTATTCGTAATCAGTTAGCGCTTAAGCTCAAATCGGATTTATTAGAGAAACATGCATCTTTAGATGGATTAACTAATTTGCTCAATCGTCGTATGTTTGATTTTGATTTAGAAAATCGATGGGCTGAAAGCCAACGCTTAAAGGGTAATCTGGGATTAATTATATTTGATATTGATCATTTTAAACTTTTTAATGATAACTATGGGCATTCAGCTGGGGATGAGGTGCTTATTAGAGTCGCGAAAGCTTTAATGAGAACCTTACAAAGGAAAACGGACAGAGTTTACCGGTACGGTGGTGAAGAGTTTACTTTAATCCAATTTGATACCGATCTTGAACAGTTAAGACAGACTGCGGAGTTATTACGTCAATGTATTTATGATTTAAACATTACGCATGAATTTTCATCGTATGGTAGAGTAAGTATCAGTGTTGGCGCTGCTTTGATTAATGCGGAATCTATTAAATCAGAACAATTTTTATTAGAAACCGCCGATCAGCAGTTATATAAAGCAAAAAAACAGGGACGCAACTGCATATCGTTAATAAGTAATTGA
- a CDS encoding response regulator, producing MTSVFNPTSNNFKQSNFDILIVDDCQISSMYLFQLIKQLGFTQIDKAYSYQDAIKCCAKKRYALLFIDFHLEQAINGSELHDLLKEKGFISPYARVITVSGDNTTQTVLGTLSKGRGDYLCKPISKATLKNKVQNAFSEYKLFKKLYTLLEQHKYEELISKTISIASHKNIVELDMFLIDFLFKHDKELLLKLTQTPSFNSRKNYVLARLKVQNDIKSATSDNLIQTTVQLCEKYPLFVQAFDFLSLLQMNAQHYEESLNTALDALTLTARDPHRSLLVLKLSLICNDKCEFLKASHLLANHLPIASPSWCSYLSECLSYFDSYIQQTTSEVDKKQLILEQKNFVRRCEYRLTDKQKVQLNILYNYSISKRLIEEGHISKAKRLILKATSSFYDNLHQLNTIVLIELVYLLSFFGELWLIAKVNAVLKTKTNLDNYCRDCLNVLKNDAELIQSITQLSVTIEKLSGPEVEQPTFEQLLNELQRHPYSSELCISFLEKIIKLSQDLPNNLNKTIDLINEMPLSLELNLRRDTILKQLHAHIDIDNELPSHVSNPPSALNIPLFVVDKKLKQLT from the coding sequence ATGACTTCGGTTTTTAATCCAACATCAAATAATTTTAAGCAGTCAAACTTTGATATTCTCATTGTCGATGATTGTCAAATATCGTCCATGTATTTATTTCAGTTGATTAAACAGCTTGGTTTTACACAGATAGATAAAGCGTATTCATACCAAGACGCTATAAAGTGCTGTGCAAAAAAAAGATACGCATTACTTTTCATCGACTTCCATCTTGAACAAGCCATTAATGGCTCTGAATTACATGATTTACTAAAAGAAAAAGGGTTTATATCTCCTTACGCAAGAGTCATAACTGTATCAGGCGACAACACAACACAAACAGTCCTTGGCACTCTCTCAAAAGGTCGAGGGGATTATTTATGTAAGCCAATAAGTAAAGCGACACTCAAAAATAAAGTACAAAATGCTTTTTCAGAGTACAAGTTATTTAAAAAACTCTACACACTTTTAGAACAGCATAAATATGAAGAATTGATATCTAAAACGATATCAATCGCATCTCATAAAAACATTGTTGAACTTGACATGTTTCTTATCGATTTTTTATTTAAGCACGATAAGGAACTATTATTAAAACTGACTCAAACTCCCTCATTTAATAGCAGAAAAAATTACGTTCTTGCTCGTCTAAAAGTTCAAAATGACATTAAATCTGCTACTTCTGATAATCTAATACAGACAACAGTGCAACTGTGTGAAAAATACCCACTATTCGTTCAAGCTTTTGATTTTTTAAGTTTATTACAAATGAATGCTCAACATTATGAGGAGTCATTAAACACAGCATTAGATGCACTGACCCTAACAGCAAGAGATCCACATCGTTCATTATTAGTGCTAAAGCTGTCTTTAATATGTAATGACAAGTGTGAATTTCTGAAGGCAAGTCATCTACTAGCAAATCATTTACCAATTGCCTCTCCTAGCTGGTGTTCGTACCTCTCTGAATGTTTAAGTTACTTTGATAGCTACATCCAACAAACGACATCAGAAGTAGACAAAAAACAGCTGATTTTGGAACAAAAAAATTTCGTTCGTCGTTGCGAATATCGTTTAACAGACAAACAGAAAGTACAGTTAAATATTTTATACAATTATTCAATCAGTAAGCGTTTAATTGAAGAAGGGCATATATCAAAAGCAAAAAGACTGATCTTAAAAGCAACCTCTTCTTTTTATGATAATCTGCACCAACTCAATACGATTGTATTGATCGAACTAGTGTACTTACTTTCTTTTTTTGGTGAGCTTTGGCTTATAGCTAAGGTCAATGCAGTATTAAAAACAAAAACAAATTTAGATAATTATTGCCGAGATTGTCTTAACGTATTAAAGAATGATGCGGAGTTAATTCAATCTATAACACAATTATCCGTTACAATAGAAAAACTTTCAGGCCCTGAAGTTGAACAACCAACATTTGAACAACTTTTGAACGAATTGCAACGCCATCCCTATTCTTCTGAATTGTGTATTAGCTTTTTAGAAAAAATTATTAAATTGAGCCAAGACCTTCCTAATAATTTAAATAAAACAATAGATTTAATTAATGAAATGCCGCTTTCATTAGAGCTAAATCTACGTCGTGATACGATATTAAAACAGTTACATGCTCATATCGATATTGATAATGAATTACCATCGCACGTATCTAACCCTCCTTCGGCCTTGAACATCCCGTTATTTGTCGTAGACAAAAAACTAAAACAATTAACATAA